One region of Oryza sativa Japonica Group chromosome 5, ASM3414082v1 genomic DNA includes:
- the LOC4339612 gene encoding NAC domain-containing protein 73 — MTWCNSFSDVRTAVDSSLSPAAAVAAAAGKKAAASLAVLVKMCPSCGHRARYEQETTTIQDLPGLPAGVKFDPTDQELLEHLEGKARPDSRKLHPLVDEFIPTIEGENGICYTHPERLPGVSKDGLVRHFFHRPSKAYTTGTRKRRKVHSDEVDGGETRWHKTGKTRPVMANGRPRGYKKILVLYTNYGKQRKPEKTNWVMHQYHLGSDEEERDGELVVSKVFFQTQPRQCGSTAAAAAAKEASAAVAAAVVNSNYSIVHGHQGGGGGSFLKEANVVHEFYDPAATMGYRPPAPAAHFAPNFAVHAARNSFGGP; from the exons ATGACGTGGTGCAACAGCTTCAGCGACGTCCGCACCGCCGTGGACAGCAGcttgtcgccggccgccgccgtggccgccgccgcggggaagaaggcggcggcgtcgctcgCCGTCCTCGTCAAGATGTGCCCCTCCTGCGGCCACCGCGCGCGGTATGAACAG gagacgacgacgatccAGGACCTGCCGGGGCTGCCGGCCGGAGTGAAGTTCGATCCGACGGACCAGGAGCTTCTTGAGCATTTGGAAGGGAAGGCGAGGCCGGACTCGAGGAAGCTCCACCCTCTCGTCGACGAGTTCATCCCCACCATCGAGGGCGAGAATGGCATCTGCTACACCCATCCCGAGAGGCTTCCCG GTGTGAGCAAGGACGGGCTGGTGAGGCACTTCTTCCACCGGCCGTCGAAGGCGTACACGACGGGGACGAGGAAGCGGCGGAAGGTGCACAgcgacgaggtcgacggcggcgagacgCGGTGGCACAAGACCGGCAAGACGAGACCGGTGATGGCCAACGGCCGGCCCAGGGGCTACAAGAAGATCCTCGTCCTCTACACCAACTACGGCAAGCAGCGCAAGCCGGAGAAGACCAACTGGGTGATGCACCAGTACCACCTcggctccgacgaggaggagcgggacGGCGAGCTCGTCGTCTCCAAGGTCTTCTTCCAGACGCAGCCCAGGCAGTgcggctccaccgccgccgccgccgccgccaaggaggcctccgccgccgtcgccgccgccgtggtgaaCAGCAACTACTCCATCGTCCATGGCCAtcaaggtggtggtggtggtagcttTCTCAAGGAGGCAAACGTTGTGCACGAGTTCTACGACCCGGCAGCAACGATGGGTTACCGGCCACCTGCTCCTGCTGCGCACTTCGCGCCAAACTTCGCGGTGCACGCGGCAAGGAACAGCTTTGGTGGCCCTTGA
- the LOC4339611 gene encoding protein DMP6, which translates to MRLHALNPHQFPSVFAVATLAETRKRMRASARASSSSSASMAAAAQRDDVESRRDGGENEKRPLLEKRSAGDGGGGSGGNGMSPVQRAISQTYQSTAHLAKLLPTGTVLAFQLLSPIVTNQGHCDVEANRAMAGALIALCALSCFVLSFTDSFRDAATGGAVRYGFATPAGLWVIDGGAPLDPQAAAAYRLRLLDLVHAVVSVMVFAAVALFDQNVVSCFYPVPSEGTRQVLTALPIAIGVVGSMLFVSFPTTRHGIGFPLSPR; encoded by the coding sequence ATGCGTTTGCACGCTTTAAATCCTCATCAATTCCCTTCCGTTTTCGCAGTAGCAACATTGGCAGAGACGAGGAAGAGAATGCGAGCAAGTGCCagggcatcatcatcatcatcggcgtcaatggcggcggcggcgcagcgcgacGACGTGGAGTCACGGCGTGATGGTGGTGAGAATGAGAAGCGGCCGCTGCTGGAGAAGCgatccgccggcgacggcggcggcggcagcggcggaaaTGGCATGAGCCCGGTGCAGAGGGCGATCAGCCAGACGTACCAGAGCACGGCGCACCTGGCGAAGCTGCTGCCGACGGGCACCGTGCTGGCGTTCCAGCTGCTGTCGCCGATCGTCACCAACCAGGGGCACTGCGACGTCGAGGCCAACCGCGCCATGGCGGGCGCGCTCATCGCGCTCTGCGCGCTCTCCTGCTTCGTCCTCAGCTTCACGGACAGCTTCCGCGACGCCGCCACGGGCGGCGCCGTGCGGTACGGGTTCGCCACGCCGGCGGGGCTCTGGGtcatcgacggcggcgcgccgctCGACCCGCAGGCCGCCGCGGCGTACCGGTTGCGGCTACTCGACCTGGTGCACGCCGTCGTCTCCGTGATggtgttcgccgccgtcgcgctgtTCGACCAGAACGTGGTGTCGTGCTTCTACCCGGTGCCATCCGAGGGCACGAGGCAGGTGCTCACGGCGCTGCCGATCGCCATCGGCGTCGTCGGGAGCATGCTGTTCGTGAGCTTCCCGACCACACGCCATGGCATCGGGTTCCCACTCTCGCCGCGCTAA
- the LOC4339613 gene encoding uncharacterized protein: protein MLQMLGLRGSPSAGDAGGDAPVRNGGEGGGGPGRPLRLVYCDEKGKFVMDPEAVAALQLVKGPVGVVSVCGRARQGKSFVLNQLLGRSSGFQVAPTHRPCTKGLWMWSAPLKRTGLDGTEYNLVLLDTEGIDAYDQTGTYSIQIFSLAVLLSSMFIYNQMGGIDEAALDRLSLVTEMTKHIRVRASGGRSTASELGHFSPVFVWLLRDFYLDLTEDNRKITPRDYLELALRPVQGGGRDVSSKNAIRESIRALFPDRECITLVRPVNNEKDLQRLDQLPLNNFRPEFRSGLDALTKFVFDRTRPKQLGASTLTGPVLSGLTQSFLDAINTGAVPTISSSWQSVEEAECRRAYDSAIDTYNSSFDRRKPAEEDAMREAHEDALKKAVSVFNASAVGAGLARSKFEKLLQTSLKKAFEDYKRNTFLEADLQCSNRIQSMESKIRTACNRPDAKLDDIVRLIDGLLTEYESKSYGPGKWKKLATFLQQCLAGPVLYLFRRQIEHIDAERNSLRLKCSSNDDKLALLRKQLEASEGHRAEYLRRYEESINDKQKISRDYSGRIAELQTKSSKLEERCVSLSSALDNAKRESVDWKNKYDHNLLQQKADESKLKSQIASLESRVNISEGRLSAVREQAESAQEEASEWKRKYEVAVSEAKTALQRAAVAQERTNKKVQEREDALRAELASQLSEKEEEIARLNTKINQTEIHATNLISRLEATEAKLKNHESDSLALKEEIRSLTVSLESFRTEAQSREKEVKILEQEKNHLQEKYLTECKRFDEADSRCKEAEREAKRATELADVARAEAVASQKDKGEAQRLAMERLALIERMERQVEGLEREKNKMLEEIERVGQSEKDAVCKVSSLEQRVDEREKEIDEMMQRSNQQRSSTVQVLESLLETEREACAEANRRAEALSLQLQATQSKLDMLQQELTSVRFNETALDSKLKASHARRLRGEATESVHDMDIDDDNTGRRRKRSKSTTSPFKSNHTEDGGSVFVGEDTNNGSQQAQETETEDYTKFTVLKLKQELTKHGFGAQLLQLKNPNKKDIVALYEKHVVGK, encoded by the exons ATGCTACAGATGCTCGGCCTCCGCGGGAGCCCCAGCGCGGGGGATGCGGGCGGCGACGCACCCGTCAGgaacggcggcgagggtgggggTGGACCGGGGCGGCCGCTGCGGCTGGTGTACTGCGACGAGAAGGGGAAGTTCGTGATGGAcccggaggcggtggcggcgctgcagcTCGTCAAGGGCCCCGTCGGCGTCGTCTCCGTCTGCGGCCGCGCGCGCCAGGGCAAGAGCTTCGTGCTTAACCAG CTTCTAGGCCGAAGCAGTGGTTTTCAAGTTGCGCCAACACATCGTCCTTGTACCAAGGGACTTTGGATGTGGAGTGCACCTTTGAAGAGAACTGGTCTTGATGGGACTGAATACAACCTTGTATTGTTGGATACTGAAGGAATTGATGCTTATGACCAAACG GGCACTTACagtattcaaatattttctttagcTGTTCTATTATCAAGTATGTTCATATACAACCAG ATGGGAGGCATAGATGAAGCTGCACTTGATCGCCTTTCACTGGTGACAGAAATGACCAAACATATACGTGTCAGGGCCTCAGGTGGAAGGTCCACTGCATCTGAACTAGGGCACTTTTCACCTGTCTTTGTTTGGTTGCTGAGG GACTTTTACTTGGATTTGACAGAAGACAACAGAAAAATTACTCCAAGAGATTACCTCGAACTGGCTTTGAGGCCTGTACAAGGTGGAGGAAGGGATGTATCTTCTAAGAATGCG ATACGGGAGTCCATCCGTGCACTTTTTCCGGATCGAGAATGCATTACACTTGTGCGACCTGTGAATAATGAGAAAGATCTTCAGCGCCTTGATCAACTTCCG TTGAATAACTTCCGTCCAGAGTTTAGATCTGGTCTGGATGCTTTGACAAAATTTGTCTTTgaccgaacaaggcctaaacAACTTGGAGCTAGCACCCTGACAGGCCCTGTCCTTTCTGGACTGACACAATCATTTCTCGATGCGATCAATACTGGTGCAGTACCTACGATATCTTCGTCATGGCAG AGTGTGGAGGAAGCAGAATGTCGAAGGGCATATGATTCTGCAATTGATACCTACAATTCTTCTTTTGACCGGAGAAAACCAGCAGAAGAG GATGCCATGAGAGAAGCACATGAAGATGCATTGAAAAAGGCTGTTAGTGTCTTCAATGCTTCTGCTGTTGGTGCCGGGTTAGCTCGTTCAAAATTTGAGAAGCTTCTTCAAACTTCTCTCAAGAAGGCCTTTGAG GACTACAAAAGGAATACTTTTCTAGAGGCTGATTTGCAATGTTCGAATAGAATTCAGAGCATGGAGTCAAAGATACGGACAGCATGCAACCGTCCTGATGCAAAGTTGGATGACATAGTCAGG CTCATTGATGGCCTACTTACAGAGTATGAGTCAAAATCTTATGGTCCAGGGAAATGGAAAAAACTAGCTACATTTTTACAGCAGTG TTTGGCGGGCCCCGTGCTTTATCTTTTCAGAAGACAGATAGAGCATATAGATGCAGAAAGAAATTCCCTAAGATTGAAATGCAGTTCAAATGATGATAAGTTGGCACTACTTAGGAAGCAGCTCGAAGCAAGTGAGGGGCATAGGGCTGAGTACCTAAGGCGCTATGAGGAATCTATCAATGATAAACAGAAAATTTCAAGGGATTACTCCGGACGTATTGCTGAACTTCAGACCAAGAGTAGCAAGTTGGAGGAACGATGTGTGAGCTTGTCTTCTGCTCTTGACAATGCAAAACGGGAATCTGTTGATTGGAAGAACAAATACGACCACAATCTGTTACAGCAAAAGGCAGATGAAAGTAAGTTAAAGTCTCAAATTGCTTCTCTGGAATCCAGGGTAAATATCAGTGAGGGCAGATTATCTGCTGTGCGAGAACAGGCTGAGTCTGCTCAAGAAGAGGCATCGGAGTGGAAACGGAAATATGAAGTTGCTGTAAGTGAGGCAAAAACAGCTCTGCAAAGAGCAGCTGTAGCACAAGAACGCACTAATAAGAAAGTGCAAGAAAGGGAAGACGCTTTAAGGGCAGAACTTGCTAGCCAACTGTCTGAGAAG GAAGAGGAGATCGCAAGATTAAACACAAAAATTAACCAAACCGAAATTCATGCCACAAATTTGATCTCAAGGCTTGAG GCTACTGAAGCAAAGTTGAAGAACCATGAGTCAGATTCGCTGGCTTTGAAAGAAGAGATCAGATCACTGACTGTTAGCTTGGAGTCTTTTAGAACTGAAGCTCAGTCACGTGAGAAGGAAGTGAAGATCTTGGAACAAGAAAAAAACCATCTTCAGGAGAAGTATCTAACAGAGTGCAAGAGGTTTGATGAGGCAGACAGCCGGTGCAAGGAAGCTGAAAGGGAGGCTAAACGAGCAACGGAATTGGCTGACGTAGCTCGTGCAGAAGCTGTTGCTTCCCAGAAGGATAAGGGTGAAGCGCAGAGGCTAGCAATGGAGAGACTTGCGTTAATAGAAAGAATGGAGAGACAGGTTGAAGGtctggagagagagaagaataaGATGCTGGAAGAAATTGAGCGAGTTGGTCAGTCTGAGAAGGATGCTGTATGTAAGGTTTCATCGCTTGAACAAAGGGTTGACGAGCGGGAAAAGGAAATTGATGAGATGATGCAACGGAGCAACCAGCAAAGGTCCAGTACAGTTCAAGTTCTTGAGAGTCTACTGGAGACAGAACGAGAAGCCTGCGCTGAGGCCAATAGGAGAGCTGAGGCTCTGTCACTGCAGTTGCAGGCAACTCAAAGCAAGTTAGATATGCTCCAACAAGAGCTGACATCTGTTCGGTTCAATGAAACCGCACTGGACAGCAAGCTTAAGGCCTCACATGCAAGGCGCCTGAGGGGTGAAGCTACTGAGTCTGTCCATGATATGGATATCGACGATGACAACACTGGCAGGCGAAGGAAACGATCAAAAAGCACGACGAGCCCGTTTAAGAGCAATCACACCGAGGACGGTGGCTCTGTATTTGTAGGAGAAGACACTAACAACGGGAGCCAGCAAGCGCAGGAGACGGAGACTGAAGACTACACCAAGTTCACTGTGCTGAAGCTGAAGCAGGAGCTCACTAAGCATGGGTTTGGTGCTCAACTCCTGCAACTGAAGAATCCCAACAAGAAGGACATCGTCGCCTTATATGAGAAGCACGTAGTTGGCAAGTAG